From a region of the Tenggerimyces flavus genome:
- a CDS encoding LacI family DNA-binding transcriptional regulator has translation MNAVNGHTPAHPKSRGAARRAARRRPTIDDVAAVAGVSRGTVSRALNGGRYVSPSSLAAVERAVRDIGYTVNVNARSLVTNQSNTVAFVLSEAPEHLFNDPNLGVLLLACTKALADHDFSLILMIAESATARDRTLRYVRGGHVDGVLLISTHGGDPILSALEHGNVPAVACGRPLDVAIPYVAADDREGARQLTRYLRERGCSQIGTIAGPQDTAGGIDRLAGFRDVLGRKAVKRLVAYAPDFGHAAGEAAMTELLERNPHLDGVFAASDQLASGALATLRRAGRRVPDDVAVGGFDDTSVAATTDPPLTTVRQPLDQVAKELVEVLLGLIRRQPMSSRVLPTELVVRHSA, from the coding sequence ATGAACGCTGTGAACGGTCACACACCGGCGCATCCCAAGTCGAGGGGCGCCGCGCGACGGGCCGCGCGCCGACGGCCGACGATCGACGACGTCGCCGCAGTCGCCGGGGTGTCTCGCGGCACGGTGTCGCGAGCGCTCAACGGCGGCCGGTACGTCAGCCCGTCCTCCCTCGCGGCGGTCGAGCGAGCCGTGCGCGACATCGGCTACACGGTGAACGTCAACGCTCGCAGCCTGGTCACGAACCAGTCCAACACGGTCGCGTTCGTGCTCTCGGAGGCGCCGGAGCACCTGTTCAACGACCCGAACCTCGGCGTACTGCTGCTCGCGTGCACCAAGGCCCTCGCCGACCACGACTTCAGCCTGATCCTGATGATCGCCGAGAGCGCGACCGCGCGGGACCGGACGCTGCGGTACGTCCGCGGCGGGCACGTCGACGGCGTACTGCTGATCTCGACGCACGGCGGCGACCCGATCCTGTCCGCGCTCGAGCACGGCAACGTTCCCGCGGTCGCGTGCGGGCGACCGCTCGACGTCGCGATCCCGTACGTCGCCGCCGACGACCGCGAGGGCGCGCGGCAGCTCACCCGCTACCTGCGCGAGCGGGGCTGCTCGCAGATCGGGACCATCGCGGGACCCCAGGACACCGCCGGCGGCATCGACCGGCTCGCCGGCTTCCGCGACGTGCTCGGGCGGAAGGCGGTCAAGCGCCTCGTCGCGTACGCGCCCGACTTCGGCCACGCGGCCGGCGAGGCGGCGATGACCGAGCTGCTGGAACGAAACCCCCACCTGGACGGGGTCTTCGCCGCCTCCGACCAGCTCGCCTCCGGAGCCTTGGCGACGCTGCGCCGGGCCGGCCGCCGCGTCCCCGACGACGTGGCGGTGGGCGGCTTCGACGACACCAGCGTCGCGGCGACCACCGACCCACCGCTGACCACCGTCCGGCAGCCGCTGGACCAGGTCGCGAAAGAGCTCGTCGAAGTGCTGCTCGGCCTGATCCGCCGCCAGCCGATGTCGTCCCGGGTCCTGCCCACCGAGCTAGTGGTGCGGCACTCCGCCTAG
- a CDS encoding family 43 glycosylhydrolase produces the protein MTRVRVVLVVGALLLALLPNAGVVAAEQPVYTNPVADEASPNFADPSIIRGRDGYWYAYATADPKQAGDTYRLMKIIRSRDLTTWEYVGDVFTPQTEPRYDGYGDAARRMYWAPDIEYFGGRYVLYYSYVVNVGTDTHWRAIGVATAPHPAGPWTDSGAYVTGPETYEPRPGQTAWRNVIDPDIIATANGDRYLYYGSVNGGVRVVKLSPDGLTAVGERTQLTPSDRYEAADLVFRDGYYYLFLSVIGGCCNGAASAYPVHVARSKSPRGPFLSRDGVSVLDQKGGGTPVQVPNGNRWVSVGHTSVTADLAGQQWLVSHAIDRYRPYYQGTANNRQLVISRLDWIRGWPTANAGRGIQDGPLPAPVADAWIADSFESGTSPGEQWADGAGWTLSREPAGGFLESLGGTLFANRRVEGDVRLRGMVRGAAGFVLERGHRSVRVALPPRFANEGWHQLDVRIRGRQVTAEVSDAGLGDVLATVNATLPGDGPLRVGLSAKAPGAAFDDVTVARLFQPVTHQEPDPRLGRPLRELDEEFKGALGPRWSWQRTPAATVANGQLRFAVQRADLVDRRPNPDDSASVLLTDAPAGDWALETKVTVPFGDSVPLGWPQAGVVMYGNDDHYVNFTYAAHNHSRLVDFGTELPWGTGVVSGGAQVGPTADTMWLRLLHTVDDATGEHRYRAATSTNGRHWIWHGARVLPAGATPRIGLAAYGIESADELTASFEYVRFSRLNL, from the coding sequence ATGACGCGCGTGCGTGTGGTCCTCGTAGTAGGTGCGCTTCTCCTTGCGTTGTTGCCGAACGCGGGAGTTGTGGCCGCTGAGCAACCCGTCTACACCAACCCGGTGGCCGACGAGGCGTCGCCGAACTTCGCCGACCCCTCGATCATCCGCGGGCGCGACGGCTACTGGTACGCGTACGCCACCGCCGACCCGAAGCAGGCCGGCGACACGTACCGCCTGATGAAGATCATCCGGTCGCGGGACCTGACGACGTGGGAGTACGTCGGCGACGTCTTCACCCCGCAGACCGAGCCCCGCTACGACGGGTACGGCGACGCGGCCCGGCGGATGTACTGGGCGCCGGACATCGAGTACTTCGGTGGCCGGTACGTCCTCTACTACTCCTACGTGGTCAACGTCGGAACCGACACCCACTGGCGCGCGATCGGGGTGGCCACCGCGCCGCATCCGGCCGGTCCGTGGACGGACTCCGGCGCGTACGTCACAGGCCCGGAGACGTACGAGCCGCGACCCGGCCAGACCGCCTGGCGGAACGTGATCGACCCCGACATCATCGCCACCGCGAACGGCGACCGGTATCTCTACTACGGCTCGGTCAACGGCGGCGTCCGCGTGGTGAAGCTGTCGCCGGACGGGCTGACGGCGGTCGGCGAACGGACCCAGCTGACGCCGTCGGATCGGTACGAGGCCGCGGACCTGGTGTTCCGCGACGGCTACTACTACCTGTTCCTGTCCGTCATCGGCGGCTGCTGCAACGGCGCCGCGTCGGCGTACCCGGTGCACGTCGCTCGGTCGAAGAGTCCGCGCGGCCCGTTCCTCAGCAGGGACGGGGTGTCCGTGCTGGACCAGAAGGGCGGCGGCACGCCCGTCCAGGTGCCGAACGGCAACCGCTGGGTCAGCGTCGGACACACCTCGGTCACCGCCGATCTCGCTGGCCAGCAGTGGCTGGTGAGTCATGCGATCGACCGCTATCGCCCGTACTACCAGGGGACCGCGAACAACCGGCAGCTCGTGATCAGCCGGCTGGACTGGATCCGCGGCTGGCCGACGGCGAACGCGGGCCGCGGTATCCAGGACGGGCCGCTGCCGGCGCCGGTGGCCGACGCGTGGATCGCGGACAGCTTCGAGTCCGGCACTTCGCCCGGCGAGCAGTGGGCTGATGGTGCCGGCTGGACTCTCTCGCGCGAGCCGGCCGGCGGATTCCTGGAGAGTCTGGGCGGAACGCTCTTCGCCAACAGGCGAGTCGAGGGCGACGTACGCCTGCGCGGAATGGTGCGCGGTGCCGCTGGCTTCGTGCTCGAGCGCGGCCATCGCTCGGTGCGGGTGGCGCTGCCGCCGCGTTTCGCCAACGAGGGTTGGCATCAGCTCGACGTACGGATCCGTGGCCGGCAGGTCACCGCCGAGGTCTCCGATGCCGGTCTCGGCGACGTGCTCGCCACTGTCAATGCGACCTTGCCTGGCGACGGCCCGCTGCGCGTTGGCCTGTCGGCGAAGGCACCTGGTGCCGCGTTCGACGACGTCACCGTGGCGAGGCTGTTCCAGCCGGTCACGCATCAGGAGCCCGATCCGCGGCTCGGCCGTCCGCTGCGCGAGCTCGACGAGGAGTTCAAGGGCGCGCTCGGACCGCGCTGGTCGTGGCAACGTACGCCGGCCGCGACCGTGGCGAACGGCCAACTGCGGTTCGCCGTTCAACGCGCGGACCTCGTCGACCGGCGCCCGAACCCCGACGACTCCGCGTCGGTGCTGTTGACCGACGCGCCGGCGGGGGACTGGGCGCTCGAGACGAAGGTCACCGTCCCGTTCGGTGACAGCGTGCCGCTCGGCTGGCCGCAGGCCGGCGTCGTCATGTACGGCAACGACGATCACTACGTCAACTTCACGTACGCGGCGCACAACCACAGCCGGCTGGTCGACTTCGGCACCGAGCTGCCGTGGGGGACCGGCGTGGTCTCCGGCGGTGCGCAGGTCGGACCGACCGCGGACACGATGTGGCTGCGGCTGCTGCACACGGTCGACGACGCGACCGGTGAGCACCGCTACCGGGCGGCGACGAGTACGAACGGCCGGCACTGGATCTGGCACGGCGCACGCGTCCTGCCCGCGGGCGCGACGCCGAGAATCGGCCTCGCCGCCTATGGGATCGAGAGTGCCGACGAGCTGACCGCATCGTTCGAATACGTCCGGTTCTCCCGGCTGAACCTATAA
- a CDS encoding LacI family DNA-binding transcriptional regulator: protein MPATIKDVAKLAGVSIKTVSNVLNGYRYLTDETRGRVERAMADLDYRPNIAARNLRRGRTGVIALALPNLSSPYFAEIAHLVVKEAAARDLTVLIDATDGDPEREKLVAEGFRSQLLDGMILQPWSISAPFLRARVDKTPLVLLGERRVPTADSVAIDSRAAAQAAVAHLVGLGRRRIAAVGAPRKRSGPLEPGRRNEGYERGLVENGLPFDPALVAHPVGDHTPEAVAAAVDDLLERAKDIDAVFAFNDRAALGVIRALTSRGLRVPEDVAVVGIDDIEAARLGTPSLSTIAPDKPGIVRTALELLTDRIAGVDRPARQVVADFTLIERESTLGGVPHH, encoded by the coding sequence ATGCCTGCCACCATCAAGGACGTCGCGAAGCTGGCTGGCGTGTCCATCAAGACGGTCTCGAACGTGCTCAACGGCTACCGCTATCTCACCGACGAGACCAGGGGCCGGGTCGAACGAGCGATGGCCGACCTCGACTACCGGCCGAACATCGCCGCCCGCAACCTGCGTCGCGGCCGCACCGGTGTGATCGCGCTCGCGCTGCCGAACCTGAGCAGCCCGTACTTCGCCGAGATCGCCCACCTGGTGGTGAAGGAGGCGGCGGCACGCGACCTCACGGTGCTGATCGACGCCACGGACGGCGACCCCGAGCGGGAGAAGCTCGTTGCCGAGGGGTTTCGCAGCCAGCTGCTCGACGGGATGATCCTGCAGCCGTGGTCGATCTCCGCGCCGTTCCTTCGGGCGCGCGTGGACAAGACGCCGCTGGTCCTGCTCGGCGAGCGGCGGGTGCCGACCGCCGACAGCGTGGCGATCGACAGCCGGGCGGCCGCTCAGGCCGCGGTCGCGCATCTGGTCGGTCTCGGCCGGCGGCGGATCGCGGCGGTCGGTGCGCCGCGAAAGCGGAGCGGACCGTTGGAGCCGGGGCGGCGGAACGAGGGATACGAGCGAGGGCTTGTCGAGAACGGGTTGCCGTTCGACCCTGCCCTCGTCGCGCATCCCGTCGGCGACCACACGCCGGAGGCCGTGGCCGCGGCGGTCGACGACCTGCTCGAGCGCGCGAAGGACATCGACGCTGTCTTCGCGTTCAACGACCGGGCCGCGCTCGGCGTGATTCGTGCGCTGACGTCGCGGGGACTGCGCGTACCCGAGGACGTCGCGGTCGTCGGCATCGACGACATCGAGGCCGCCCGGCTCGGCACCCCGTCGCTGTCGACGATCGCGCCGGACAAGCCCGGCATCGTCCGTACGGCGCTCGAACTGCTGACCGACCGCATCGCCGGCGTCGACCGCCCGGCGCGGCAGGTGGTCGCGGACTTCACGCTGATCGAGCGCGAGAGCACGCTAGGCGGAGTGCCGCACCACTAG
- a CDS encoding glycoside hydrolase family 53 protein, translating to MRAISRRVLLGSALTASTIGLAQAPAQAGGGRALSVRGADIGLTLQTEDLGIRLRDLDGRVRPIEQILARRGGTHVRLRVWTNPPAGYSNLASALTLGRRAKRAGLKILLNLHYSDFWADPGKQPTPVAWRGQDLPTLAATIRQYTKDVVAAFAAQRTPVDMVQVGNEITNGMLHPVGELYPTDGRPEQWPAFTTLLKAGAAGALAGAPRGRRPKIMLHIDKGGDNGASRWFFDHMEEYGVPFDLIGQSYYPIWHGSLADLEANLHDLAPRYRKDLVVVETAYPWTRANGDALGNFYPGPEPLPDEATYPATPAGQAAFFERLRKILLGVPRGRGLGFFDWEPGWVPGVPWAPGEAGTPNDNLTMFDFGGRALPVLRAFRRP from the coding sequence ATGCGCGCGATCTCTCGACGAGTCTTGCTCGGCTCGGCCCTCACCGCGTCGACGATCGGTCTCGCTCAGGCACCGGCCCAGGCAGGCGGGGGCAGGGCGCTCTCCGTCAGGGGCGCGGACATCGGATTGACCTTGCAGACTGAGGATCTCGGGATCCGGCTGCGCGATCTGGACGGCCGAGTACGGCCGATCGAACAGATCCTCGCCCGCCGTGGTGGGACGCACGTTCGTCTTCGGGTGTGGACCAATCCCCCAGCGGGGTACAGCAATCTCGCGTCCGCCCTCACGCTCGGACGGCGGGCGAAGCGGGCGGGGCTGAAGATCCTGCTCAACCTGCACTACTCCGACTTCTGGGCGGATCCGGGCAAGCAGCCCACGCCGGTCGCGTGGCGGGGCCAGGATCTGCCGACGCTCGCCGCGACGATTCGCCAGTACACCAAGGACGTTGTCGCCGCGTTCGCCGCACAACGCACGCCGGTGGACATGGTCCAGGTCGGCAACGAGATCACGAACGGCATGCTGCATCCGGTCGGCGAGCTGTACCCGACCGACGGCCGGCCGGAGCAGTGGCCGGCGTTCACCACGCTGCTCAAGGCCGGCGCGGCCGGCGCCCTCGCCGGAGCCCCGCGCGGCCGCAGACCAAAGATCATGCTGCACATCGACAAGGGCGGCGACAACGGCGCGTCGCGCTGGTTCTTCGACCACATGGAGGAGTACGGCGTTCCGTTCGACCTGATCGGCCAGTCGTACTACCCTATCTGGCACGGCTCGCTCGCCGACCTCGAGGCCAACCTGCACGACCTCGCACCGCGCTATCGCAAGGACCTCGTGGTGGTCGAGACCGCCTATCCCTGGACCAGGGCGAACGGCGACGCGCTCGGCAACTTCTACCCCGGCCCGGAGCCGCTGCCCGACGAGGCGACGTACCCCGCCACGCCGGCGGGTCAGGCCGCGTTCTTCGAACGACTGCGGAAGATCCTGCTAGGAGTTCCGCGTGGGCGCGGGCTCGGTTTCTTCGACTGGGAGCCCGGTTGGGTTCCCGGCGTCCCCTGGGCTCCCGGAGAGGCCGGGACCCCGAACGACAACCTCACCATGTTCGACTTCGGCGGTCGCGCTCTGCCCGTCCTGCGGGCTTTCCGCCGTCCCTGA